One window of the Labilibaculum sp. genome contains the following:
- the hxpB gene encoding hexitol phosphatase HxpB, which yields MNKAIIFDMDGVLIDSERLWKQAEKEVFTSLGVKVTDEYSKQTKSMTTSDVTQFWYDKNPWENRDLNTAEEMVISRVIELIKTENCQIKGVKPFIEKLKTQKLKIGLATNSPNAIIPVVLKKLDIFHLFDSISSAEFEIKGKPDPAIYFKAADKLGVKPEDCIVIEDSFTGMLAAKNARMTVVAFTNGNKECDFEIADYIIENFDDKEIEFI from the coding sequence ATGAATAAAGCAATTATATTTGATATGGACGGAGTCTTAATTGACTCAGAAAGATTATGGAAACAGGCGGAGAAAGAGGTGTTTACATCTTTGGGTGTAAAAGTAACTGATGAATATTCTAAACAAACAAAGTCAATGACGACCTCTGATGTTACTCAGTTTTGGTATGATAAAAATCCTTGGGAAAACAGAGACCTAAATACTGCAGAAGAAATGGTTATTTCACGTGTTATTGAATTGATAAAAACGGAAAATTGTCAAATTAAAGGAGTAAAACCATTTATTGAGAAACTAAAAACACAGAAGCTCAAAATTGGATTGGCAACAAATTCACCAAATGCAATAATTCCTGTGGTTTTAAAGAAATTAGATATTTTTCATTTATTTGATTCCATTTCATCTGCGGAGTTTGAAATAAAAGGTAAGCCTGACCCTGCGATTTATTTTAAAGCCGCAGATAAATTAGGGGTTAAACCTGAAGATTGCATCGTTATTGAAGATTCTTTTACAGGTATGTTGGCAGCAAAAAATGCAAGAATGACTGTTGTTGCTTTCACCAATGGAAATAAAGAATGTGATTTTGAAATAGCAGACTATATAATAGAAAACTTTGACGATAAAGAAATTGAATTCATCTAA
- a CDS encoding YdeI/OmpD-associated family protein, translated as MKTDKILHIKTRTEWRNWLQQNFNIKNEVWLVYAKKSTGEQRIQYNDAVEEALCFGWIDSTNKTLDKDHTIQRFTPRQSKSSYSQPNKERLKWLAEKNLIHHSFLKTVQEIISKEFVFPLDILDEIKKDKTAWENFKDFSDCYKRIRIAYIDSARKRPEEFTKRLTNFIQKTHNNKLISGFGGIDKYY; from the coding sequence TTGAAAACAGACAAGATACTACACATAAAAACAAGGACTGAATGGAGAAACTGGCTTCAGCAAAATTTCAATATTAAAAATGAGGTTTGGTTGGTCTACGCTAAAAAGTCAACCGGAGAACAACGGATTCAATACAATGATGCGGTTGAAGAAGCTCTCTGTTTTGGTTGGATCGACAGCACAAATAAAACCCTTGACAAAGACCACACAATTCAGCGGTTTACTCCCAGACAATCGAAGAGCAGTTATTCACAGCCCAACAAAGAACGGCTGAAATGGTTAGCTGAAAAAAATCTGATTCATCATTCCTTTCTTAAAACGGTTCAGGAAATTATTTCAAAAGAGTTTGTTTTTCCTTTGGACATTTTAGATGAAATAAAAAAAGACAAAACAGCCTGGGAAAACTTTAAAGATTTTTCGGACTGTTACAAACGAATACGAATTGCATACATTGATAGTGCCAGAAAACGACCCGAAGAATTTACCAAACGACTGACAAATTTTATTCAAAAAACACATAACAACAAACTTATTTCAGGATTCGGAGGAATTGACAAATATTATTAA
- the cydB gene encoding cytochrome d ubiquinol oxidase subunit II, whose translation MELFWYTMIAIVLAVFFILDGYDFGTGIIHLFFAEKEKDKEVIAKAAGLFWDSNEVWLVAAGGLLFMAFPTFYASVFSGFYLPLIIVLWFIIFRAIGLELRSQFHFQMWKDIWDKSFGVSSLLLTLFFGIALGNVIRGVNLGGVENGVSAYEAHYFFLPLWNSSFSPAGIHPGVIDWFTIVIGIIAVVTLSIHGANWIILKTESSINEKLKSVVFNLNIVLLLLTVFSISIWHIIKPQPFSNFTDRPLLLIFPMIYLSGLFGTFLVKKFKKDVYAFACSSLIIVGGITSSLASMFPVILPSTNSINESLTIYNTATTEYALSVAFGWSIAGFALLLVYFIVQKRLMGGKIDKMDYGH comes from the coding sequence ATGGAATTATTTTGGTACACAATGATAGCTATTGTTTTGGCTGTATTCTTCATATTGGACGGTTACGATTTTGGAACAGGAATTATTCATTTGTTTTTTGCTGAAAAGGAAAAAGACAAAGAAGTAATTGCAAAAGCCGCAGGACTTTTCTGGGACTCGAATGAAGTTTGGCTGGTAGCAGCCGGAGGATTGCTGTTTATGGCTTTTCCTACCTTTTACGCCTCTGTTTTTAGTGGTTTCTATCTTCCTTTAATCATTGTTCTGTGGTTTATTATTTTCAGAGCAATCGGTTTGGAGTTACGAAGTCAGTTTCACTTTCAGATGTGGAAGGATATTTGGGATAAATCATTTGGTGTTTCGAGCCTGTTGCTAACGCTGTTTTTTGGTATTGCACTGGGCAATGTAATCAGAGGTGTAAACTTGGGCGGTGTCGAAAATGGTGTTTCGGCTTACGAAGCACACTACTTTTTCCTACCCCTGTGGAACAGCAGTTTTAGCCCTGCAGGCATTCACCCGGGAGTTATCGATTGGTTCACAATTGTTATTGGTATAATTGCCGTTGTTACCTTATCCATTCATGGTGCCAACTGGATCATCTTAAAAACAGAGTCATCGATTAATGAAAAACTGAAGTCAGTAGTTTTCAATTTGAATATTGTGCTTTTACTACTTACTGTTTTCTCAATATCCATTTGGCACATCATTAAACCTCAGCCATTTTCGAATTTTACAGATCGTCCGCTTCTGCTCATTTTTCCGATGATCTACCTTAGCGGATTGTTTGGCACTTTTTTAGTTAAAAAATTTAAAAAAGATGTTTATGCCTTTGCCTGCTCGTCGCTGATTATTGTTGGTGGAATAACCTCTTCATTGGCATCGATGTTTCCGGTAATTCTGCCTTCAACCAATAGTATAAACGAGTCTTTAACTATATACAACACCGCCACAACCGAATATGCTTTGTCGGTTGCCTTTGGATGGAGTATTGCTGGCTTTGCTCTTCTTTTGGTTTACTTTATTGTTCAGAAGAGATTGATGGGCGGAAAAATTGATAAGATGGATTACGGACATTAA
- a CDS encoding cytochrome ubiquinol oxidase subunit I, with the protein MDDMIFYDRLQFAFTITFHYIFPQLTMGLSLMIVYFKWKYLRTKLEKFNNAAKFFMKIFAINFTMGVVTGIPMEFQFGTNWAKFSELTGGIIGQTLAMEGLFSFFLESSFLALFIFGEKLMGQKLHLLTGFLVFLGSWASGYFILATNAWMQNPVGYEILANGKYVLTNFSALFSNPWLLPAFLHNQFASVVTSSFVVAAIGAFYVLSNKNLEYGKLFLKTGVIFGFVSSMLVAVPTGDWNAKNVAKYQPASFAAMEGIFETQEAGAEIVLIGQPNMVEKKIDNKIAVPNILSFLTYQDWNRQIPGMDQFKKEELPDNIPALYYSYHIMVGLGTIFIGLMGLALLFLWRKKLYTMNTLLWAIMFAFPFPYIANMTGWYVAELGRQPYLVYGLLKTVDGISPTVSSGNTLFTLLGFVGLYMLLGLLFLVLVGKTIHKGPETQTH; encoded by the coding sequence CACTATATATTTCCACAATTAACAATGGGACTATCTTTAATGATTGTCTATTTTAAATGGAAATATTTAAGAACTAAACTTGAAAAGTTTAACAATGCGGCAAAATTCTTCATGAAGATATTTGCCATTAATTTCACCATGGGTGTGGTAACAGGGATTCCAATGGAATTTCAGTTTGGTACCAATTGGGCTAAATTCTCGGAATTAACCGGAGGAATTATCGGACAAACCCTGGCGATGGAAGGTTTGTTTTCATTTTTCCTCGAATCTTCTTTTTTGGCGCTTTTTATTTTTGGAGAAAAGCTAATGGGGCAAAAACTGCACCTTCTAACAGGGTTTTTAGTCTTTTTAGGTTCCTGGGCCAGTGGCTACTTTATTTTAGCAACCAATGCCTGGATGCAAAATCCTGTTGGTTACGAAATTTTAGCGAATGGCAAATACGTATTAACGAATTTCTCAGCCCTATTCAGTAATCCTTGGTTGCTGCCAGCCTTTTTGCACAATCAGTTTGCATCCGTTGTCACCTCATCATTTGTTGTTGCCGCTATTGGTGCTTTTTATGTATTGAGCAATAAGAATCTGGAATACGGAAAGTTATTTTTAAAGACCGGTGTTATTTTCGGTTTTGTTTCGAGCATGCTGGTGGCTGTACCAACAGGCGATTGGAATGCGAAAAATGTAGCCAAATATCAACCTGCTTCCTTTGCCGCCATGGAGGGTATTTTTGAAACCCAGGAAGCAGGTGCCGAAATCGTACTTATTGGTCAACCCAATATGGTTGAAAAAAAAATAGACAACAAAATTGCCGTTCCCAACATCTTAAGTTTTTTAACTTATCAGGATTGGAACAGGCAAATTCCGGGAATGGATCAATTTAAAAAAGAAGAATTACCCGATAATATTCCTGCTCTCTACTACTCCTATCATATAATGGTAGGATTGGGCACCATTTTTATTGGATTAATGGGCCTGGCACTTTTATTTTTATGGAGAAAAAAACTCTATACAATGAATACTCTGCTTTGGGCCATTATGTTTGCATTCCCTTTTCCGTATATCGCAAACATGACCGGATGGTATGTTGCCGAACTGGGACGACAACCCTACCTGGTTTACGGTTTATTAAAAACCGTTGATGGAATCTCACCAACCGTTTCATCAGGAAATACTTTATTTACCCTATTGGGATTTGTTGGTTTATACATGCTGCTGGGCTTACTGTTCCTGGTCTTGGTTGGTAAAACAATTCACAAAGGACCCGAAACTCAAACACATTAA